One Triplophysa dalaica isolate WHDGS20190420 chromosome 1, ASM1584641v1, whole genome shotgun sequence DNA segment encodes these proteins:
- the LOC130425508 gene encoding LOW QUALITY PROTEIN: cytosolic beta-glucosidase (The sequence of the model RefSeq protein was modified relative to this genomic sequence to represent the inferred CDS: deleted 1 base in 1 codon), translated as MCNIDVSAFPRDFAWGAATAAYQIEGGWNMEGKGASIWDTFCHAKGKVFEDQTGDVACNSYQLLEEDLKCIQRLGLSHHRLSMSWSRLLPDGTTNHVNLKGVEYYNKVIDDLIACNVTPMVTLYHFDLPQALQDYGGWKSTEIADIFESYAKFCFQTFGDRVNLWTTLNEPYICAKLGHEDGIFAPGIKEPGTSTYLAGHNMLRAHTKAWHCYNSHFRHLQGGKVSLNLNTDWAEPLDPGCLQDVAATERYMAFSLGWFACPVFCTGDYPESMRARIEAGSLEFGYGPRLPRFSKDEPSPLGTADFFALNYYTSRKVKDLKGACKSGELSFIRDQGAEAVIDPSWPISGVYWLAVVPDGLRKLLKHINDTYTSLPIYITENGFSQIGPVQMEDDDRCNFYQKTLQEVGKAISQDGVNVKGYFAWSLLDNFEWADGFSVRFGLFHVDFSTPELKRTIYRSGREYAAVISKHRTQTISQSWTK; from the exons ATGTGTAATATAGATGTGAGCGCATTTCCACGCGACTTTGCGTGGGGAGCTGCGACAGCTGCTTATCAGATTGAAG GTGGTTGGAATATGGAAGGTAAAGGGGCGAGCATATGGGACACGTTCTGTCATGCTAAAGGAAAAGTGTTTGAAGACCAGACTGGAGATGTAGCCTGCAACAGCTATCAGCTCTTGGAAGAGGACCTGAAATGTATCCAACGGCTTGGACTTTCCCATCATCGCCTGTCCATGTCCTGGTCACGGCTTCTTCCTGACGGAACCACAAATCACGTGAATCTGAAAG GTGTGGAATATTACAACAAAGTGATCGATGACTTGATTGCTTGTAATGTAACCCCCATGGTCACGCTGTACCACTTCGACTTACCTCAGGCCCTACAGGACTATGGTGGATGGAAATCGACAGAGATCGCAGACATCTTTGAAAGTTATGCCAAGTTTTGCTTTCAGACTTTCGGTGACAGAGTGAATCTTTGGACCACTTTGAATGAGCCCTATATTTGTGCCAAGCTAGGCCATGAGGATGGCATCTTTGCTCCTGGGATCAAAGAGCCAGGAACGTCTACCTACTTGGCTGGCCATAACATGCTGCGTGCCCACACCAAGGCCTGGCATTGCTATAACTCgcatttcagacatttacaAGGAGGGAAAGTATCCCTCAACCTAAACACCGATTGGGCAGAACCGTTGGACCCTGGCTGTCTTCAAGATGTCGCAGCCACGGAGCGATACATGGCATTCTCTTTGGGATGGTTTGCTTGTCCTGTGTTTTGCACAGGGGATTACCCAGAATCTATGAGGGCCAGGATTGAAGCGGGGAGCTTGGAATTTGGATACGGCCCACGGCTACCTCGCTTCTCTAAAGATGAGCCGTCCCCTCTGGGCACAGCGGATTTCTTCGCACTGAACTACTACACAAGTCGAAAAGTGAAAGATCTGAAGGGTGCTTGTAAGAGCGGCGAGCTCAGTTTTATTAGAGACCAAGGTGCAGAAGCGGTTATAGATCCCTCGTGGCCCATAAGTGGGGTCTATTGGTTGGCTGTTGTGCCTGATGGATTGCGAAAGCTgttaaaacatataaat GACACTTACACCAGTCTGCCCATCTATATCACAGAAAATGGC TTTTCGCAGATAGGGCCGGTTCAAATGGAAGATGATGACCGGTGCAATTTCTATCAGAAGACACTGCAAGAAGTAGGAAAAG CTATCAGTCAAGATGGAGTGAATGTAAAGGGATATTTTGCCTGGTCTCTACTGGATAACTTTGAGTGGGCAGATGGCTTCAGTGTGCGCTTTGGTCTGTTTCACGTGGATTTCTCCACACCTGAACTGAAGCGCACAATATACCGCTCTGGTAGAGAGTATGCTGCTGTGATATCCAAACATCGCACCCAGACCATATCCCAGTCATGgaccaaataa